One genomic window of Synergistetes bacterium HGW-Synergistetes-1 includes the following:
- a CDS encoding phenylalanine--tRNA ligase subunit alpha, which translates to MEKLAELGLIERLEKLKKAGMDKISETSLPQDLQAVRANLIGRKGEVTEVLKSVGQAAPELRKVLGQAANEVKEILTQAIDQKNEELINCASCFEGAADITLPGVDFTTGGLHPITQMCYDLNDVFRSLGFEVFSEPEITSEFYAFDNLNFAPEHPARESMDTYWIKGHDEERGAKRLCLRPHLTGASVRYLQQHGAPARFVYPGRVYRNETTDARHERAFFQYEALIVDKDFSFASGKVLVKTILDKIFGRDVEVRMRVGFFPFVEPGFEIDMRCLVCGGEGCKVCKHVGWIEVMPGGTPHPNVLKAAGLDPAVWSGFYINIGLDRLVMMRYGVDDVRLFHSADLRFLDQFK; encoded by the coding sequence ATGGAAAAGTTGGCTGAGTTGGGGCTCATAGAGCGGCTTGAGAAACTCAAAAAAGCGGGAATGGATAAAATCTCGGAGACATCACTGCCTCAGGATCTGCAGGCAGTCCGTGCCAACCTTATAGGACGAAAGGGAGAGGTTACTGAGGTCCTGAAAAGTGTTGGGCAGGCTGCGCCTGAGTTGAGGAAAGTTCTCGGACAGGCAGCAAATGAAGTCAAGGAGATACTGACCCAGGCGATAGATCAAAAAAACGAGGAACTTATCAACTGCGCCTCATGTTTTGAGGGTGCGGCAGATATCACGCTTCCCGGGGTGGATTTCACTACGGGAGGGCTCCACCCGATAACCCAGATGTGCTACGACCTCAACGACGTTTTCCGTTCACTTGGTTTTGAGGTCTTTTCGGAACCTGAAATAACAAGCGAGTTTTATGCCTTTGATAATCTTAATTTCGCCCCGGAACATCCGGCACGTGAGAGCATGGACACATACTGGATCAAGGGTCATGACGAGGAGAGAGGCGCAAAGCGCTTATGTCTCAGACCTCACCTTACTGGAGCAAGCGTTCGCTACCTTCAGCAGCATGGAGCTCCGGCACGTTTCGTCTATCCCGGAAGGGTCTACAGGAACGAAACTACCGATGCAAGGCACGAAAGGGCCTTCTTTCAGTACGAGGCGCTGATAGTGGACAAGGACTTCTCCTTTGCCTCCGGCAAGGTGCTTGTCAAAACGATCCTCGACAAAATATTCGGAAGAGACGTTGAGGTCAGGATGAGGGTCGGATTCTTCCCCTTTGTTGAGCCCGGATTTGAGATAGACATGCGGTGTCTCGTATGCGGAGGTGAGGGCTGCAAAGTCTGTAAACACGTAGGATGGATAGAGGTAATGCCAGGTGGGACCCCCCACCCCAACGTGCTGAAAGCGGCAGGCCTTGATCCAGCGGTCTGGTCCGGATTCTACATCAACATAGGGTTGGACAGGCTTGTCATGATGAGATACGGTGTAGATGACGTGCGCCTCTTCCACAGCGCCGACCTTCGTTTTCTTGATCAGTTCAAATAG
- a CDS encoding translation initiation factor IF-3: MVNRDDEPRVNSDIRATEILLIDEENAKRGVISTKEALALAEAAELDLVEVAPQATPPVCRIMDYGKYRFQQQKRDKDARKKQKNQVVKEIKMRPKIDQHDYDFKVKAIKTFLQAGHRVKVSIFFRGREMAFLDRGRDVLNKVMAAIVDFGKMEMEPRMEGSYMRIMIAPSIQIEAVKKPSAPKESAPAPEKKAKKEAAPKTADAAPNKEIKEPKEVKEPKEPKVSKEAEEKTDSE, from the coding sequence ATAGTAAACAGGGACGACGAGCCCCGCGTGAATTCCGACATTCGGGCGACAGAGATTCTTCTCATCGACGAAGAAAATGCCAAGCGAGGCGTAATAAGCACTAAAGAAGCGCTGGCGCTGGCTGAAGCGGCCGAACTTGATCTGGTGGAGGTAGCCCCTCAGGCGACCCCGCCGGTATGCAGGATAATGGATTACGGAAAGTACCGTTTCCAGCAGCAGAAGCGTGACAAGGATGCCCGCAAGAAACAGAAGAATCAGGTAGTAAAAGAGATAAAGATGCGGCCGAAGATCGACCAGCATGATTATGATTTCAAGGTGAAGGCAATAAAGACGTTCCTTCAGGCCGGTCATCGTGTAAAGGTCTCCATCTTCTTCAGAGGAAGAGAGATGGCATTCCTTGATCGCGGCAGAGACGTTCTCAACAAGGTCATGGCTGCGATTGTCGATTTCGGCAAAATGGAGATGGAGCCAAGGATGGAAGGCTCATACATGAGAATAATGATAGCCCCCTCCATACAGATAGAGGCTGTAAAGAAGCCCTCAGCTCCAAAGGAAAGCGCTCCGGCTCCCGAAAAGAAGGCAAAGAAAGAAGCAGCCCCAAAAACAGCTGACGCTGCTCCTAATAAAGAAATCAAGGAACCTAAAGAGGTAAAGGAACCCAAAGAACCTAAGGTCTCAAAAGAGGCTGAGGAAAAAACTGACAGCGAATAG
- a CDS encoding polyribonucleotide nucleotidyltransferase, with the protein MKEIFELELYGKTMTFETGRLAKQANAAVLAGHGKTSVLVTAVLAEKARQGMDFFPLLVDYEERFYSAGKVPGGFIKREGRPSETAILSGRMIDRSIRSLFAEWMRNDVHVVTTVMSVDQANPANILAINGASLVLSMSDIPWDGPIGAVRIGCINGELVVNPDETDMPQSTMELVVAGHRGGVTMVEAGAQEVSEELLVDALELANEAIRKIVDFIDEVCAKVGKPKAVLPAPEVITEIDEWMDKELYNDIYAAVQIHQKQPRGAAIGEAQKRAEEHFAESNPDSGKYIATKMDEMVKKCVRKLLLDDKRRSDGRAMNELRKITCEVDILPMTHGSALFTRGETQSLGVTTLGMMGTDDQVLDGLKIDEPSKRFILHYNFPPYSVGEVRPMRGPGRREIGHGALAERALHSVFPSETEFPYVVRQVSDILESNGSSSMASVCSGSLSMMAAGVPIKKAVAGIAMGLIADNGKFGILTDIQGLEDHYGDMDFKVAGTRDGVTALQMDNKAGGITREILTQALEQAKAGRMQILDIMEAAIPAPRVDLSPTAPKIITINIDPEKIRDVIGPGGKVIRSIVQRTGAKIDVDDTGRVYVAAVNDDSAQAAVKIINDLVREVKAGETFVGTATRMMNFGVFVEVLPGKEGLLHVSEISNYHVPRLEDAINTGDKVLVTVKEIDDMHRVNLSRKRILDQLDDLAKDPEFAEQAAIEKEREERFSHFPKSEGGPRRDSGPRHDDGGRPPRRDYGSDRGDRGSDNRPVRRFERERKK; encoded by the coding sequence ATGAAAGAAATATTTGAATTGGAACTATATGGTAAGACAATGACCTTTGAGACAGGACGGCTTGCGAAACAGGCAAACGCCGCAGTCCTTGCCGGCCATGGCAAAACTTCAGTGCTGGTCACTGCAGTGCTTGCAGAAAAAGCGAGACAGGGAATGGACTTTTTCCCGCTTCTGGTAGATTACGAAGAACGTTTTTACTCAGCAGGCAAAGTGCCCGGCGGATTTATAAAAAGAGAAGGACGTCCCTCAGAAACAGCGATCCTGAGCGGCAGGATGATAGACCGTTCTATCCGTTCGCTTTTTGCTGAATGGATGAGGAATGATGTGCACGTTGTTACTACGGTCATGTCAGTTGATCAGGCCAACCCTGCGAATATCCTTGCGATAAACGGAGCCTCACTGGTCCTTTCAATGTCGGACATCCCATGGGATGGTCCCATAGGGGCTGTCCGCATCGGATGCATAAACGGTGAACTGGTTGTTAACCCCGATGAAACCGACATGCCACAGAGCACGATGGAGCTGGTTGTTGCCGGACACAGGGGTGGAGTCACAATGGTCGAGGCAGGAGCGCAGGAAGTATCAGAAGAACTCCTCGTTGACGCTCTCGAACTTGCAAACGAAGCTATCCGCAAAATAGTGGACTTTATCGACGAAGTATGTGCGAAGGTCGGAAAGCCCAAAGCAGTGCTTCCAGCGCCTGAAGTCATCACAGAGATCGATGAGTGGATGGATAAGGAACTTTACAACGATATATACGCAGCTGTTCAGATCCATCAGAAGCAGCCGCGCGGAGCAGCGATAGGAGAGGCACAGAAGAGGGCCGAGGAACATTTTGCAGAGTCTAACCCTGATTCTGGCAAGTACATAGCGACCAAAATGGATGAAATGGTAAAGAAGTGCGTAAGAAAACTTCTCCTCGATGACAAACGCAGATCTGACGGCAGGGCTATGAACGAACTCAGGAAGATAACCTGTGAAGTAGACATACTGCCCATGACTCACGGATCGGCACTCTTTACACGCGGAGAAACCCAGTCACTGGGAGTAACGACGCTTGGCATGATGGGAACTGATGATCAGGTCCTCGACGGCCTCAAGATAGATGAACCATCAAAAAGATTCATACTCCATTACAACTTCCCGCCGTACTCTGTCGGAGAAGTAAGGCCCATGCGCGGTCCGGGACGACGCGAGATAGGTCACGGTGCGCTTGCTGAGAGAGCCCTTCACTCGGTGTTCCCAAGCGAAACTGAATTCCCCTATGTTGTGCGCCAGGTATCTGACATCCTTGAGTCAAACGGCTCAAGCTCCATGGCAAGCGTCTGCAGCGGAAGCCTTTCGATGATGGCGGCAGGCGTGCCGATCAAAAAGGCTGTTGCCGGGATTGCGATGGGACTCATTGCAGATAACGGTAAGTTTGGCATACTCACTGACATCCAGGGTCTTGAGGACCACTACGGCGACATGGACTTCAAGGTCGCAGGTACAAGGGACGGTGTGACTGCACTCCAGATGGACAACAAAGCGGGCGGCATCACAAGAGAGATCCTGACACAGGCTCTCGAACAGGCAAAAGCTGGGCGTATGCAGATACTTGACATAATGGAAGCTGCGATACCTGCTCCTCGCGTGGACCTTTCACCGACAGCACCCAAGATAATCACTATAAACATCGATCCCGAAAAGATCCGCGATGTCATAGGCCCCGGTGGCAAGGTGATCCGTTCGATAGTACAGCGCACAGGAGCCAAGATAGATGTAGACGACACAGGTCGCGTATATGTTGCAGCGGTCAACGATGACTCCGCACAGGCCGCGGTAAAGATCATCAATGACCTGGTGCGTGAGGTAAAGGCCGGAGAGACATTTGTAGGAACAGCGACAAGAATGATGAATTTCGGAGTCTTCGTTGAAGTCCTTCCCGGTAAAGAGGGTCTTCTGCACGTAAGCGAGATCAGCAACTACCATGTCCCGAGGCTTGAAGACGCAATAAATACCGGAGACAAGGTGCTTGTCACAGTCAAGGAGATCGACGACATGCACAGGGTCAACCTCAGCCGCAAGCGTATCCTGGACCAGCTCGACGATCTTGCGAAAGATCCTGAATTTGCTGAACAGGCAGCCATAGAAAAAGAGCGTGAAGAGCGCTTCTCCCACTTCCCAAAGAGCGAGGGGGGCCCCAGACGTGACAGCGGCCCAAGACATGACGACGGCGGAAGGCCGCCCCGCAGAGACTACGGCTCAGACAGGGGAGACAGAGGATCTGACAACCGTCCTGTCAGGCGTTTTGAAAGAGAACGCAAAAAGTAG
- a CDS encoding 50S ribosomal protein L35 gives MPKMKTHSATKKRFKITGTGKVTFKKSGRSHLLSSKNSKRLRSLRRKGVLPAAVEAHIKKVMPYA, from the coding sequence ATGCCCAAGATGAAAACCCACTCCGCCACAAAAAAACGTTTTAAGATTACCGGAACAGGCAAGGTCACCTTCAAAAAGAGCGGCCGCTCCCACCTTCTTTCTTCGAAGAACTCGAAACGGCTTCGCTCACTTAGGAGAAAAGGTGTCCTTCCGGCAGCTGTTGAGGCGCACATAAAGAAGGTTATGCCCTACGCATGA
- a CDS encoding 50S ribosomal protein L20, with protein sequence MRVKGSSASRNKLKKLFSITKGFWGRKKNVYRRAREAYLHALTSAFSGRKLKKRDFRKLWIMRINAAARANGIAYSALINGLKRAEININRKMLADLAVNDMPAFSKLVEKAQSALKS encoded by the coding sequence ATGCGAGTAAAGGGATCAAGTGCAAGCCGCAATAAACTTAAAAAACTATTCAGCATCACAAAGGGATTCTGGGGACGCAAAAAGAACGTATACCGCAGGGCTCGTGAAGCCTACCTACACGCTCTTACAAGTGCTTTTTCAGGCCGTAAGCTTAAAAAACGCGATTTTAGAAAACTCTGGATCATGCGTATAAACGCAGCTGCCCGTGCAAACGGAATAGCTTACAGCGCGCTCATAAATGGATTGAAGAGGGCTGAGATCAACATCAACCGCAAGATGCTTGCGGACCTTGCCGTCAACGACATGCCAGCTTTCTCGAAACTTGTTGAAAAGGCCCAGTCAGCCCTGAAATCATAA
- a CDS encoding metallophosphoesterase, with protein sequence MKKISVLLFLIIIFSASPCFAGYVPAYGAPVTTDKTCTSTTAAKDTTPIKDGFTLDSRGIPELNNERKLIVCISDLHLGAEDSYTETKKNREPLVKFLDQIRLAPNIKELVIIGDLVDLWFVPSDTETFRGKTQNEFVRLVAKNNKHVIAAFNNIIRDGKIKVTYVPGNHDLIVTAEDIQSILPGINQQRDVQGLGSYSPDGHPEIIMEHGHRYNFFCAPDPISNRDIAPGSILPPGYFFTRIATTSVVEGFPEAAGKIPEVTANSFGEDQTLAYIYWKAWYGLMTAFPVNGGFYEKIIKTNIDGFTENYSISDLMPSQISAGGYINMKMYKAILSTWDERQELNRVSVKIPIKEALIEAASGAETDAQAVVQYFKNPDSDKRIVVFGHTHEPRIIPSENLKGHKTIYANSGTWIDVNPKFPTMTFVVITPQGNSSVPLYLSLFYYSPDGTITKMDTQSL encoded by the coding sequence ATGAAAAAAATATCTGTTTTGCTATTCCTGATTATTATCTTTTCAGCTTCCCCCTGCTTTGCAGGATACGTTCCTGCCTATGGAGCACCTGTGACTACGGATAAAACATGCACATCGACAACAGCTGCAAAAGACACCACTCCAATAAAAGACGGTTTCACACTTGACAGCAGAGGCATTCCGGAACTTAATAATGAGCGGAAGCTTATTGTATGCATAAGCGACCTCCATCTAGGAGCTGAAGACAGCTATACTGAAACTAAAAAGAACCGGGAGCCGCTTGTGAAGTTCCTTGATCAGATTAGGCTTGCACCTAATATTAAGGAACTTGTAATTATTGGAGATTTGGTTGATCTATGGTTTGTGCCAAGCGACACGGAAACGTTCAGAGGGAAAACACAGAATGAATTTGTCCGCCTTGTTGCAAAAAACAATAAACATGTAATAGCAGCATTCAATAATATTATCCGCGACGGTAAAATTAAAGTAACATATGTTCCGGGAAATCACGATTTAATTGTAACTGCAGAGGACATTCAGAGCATACTCCCCGGAATTAATCAGCAACGTGATGTACAAGGTTTGGGAAGCTATTCACCCGATGGACATCCTGAAATTATAATGGAGCATGGACATCGCTATAATTTTTTCTGCGCGCCTGATCCTATTTCAAACAGGGATATAGCTCCGGGTTCCATATTACCGCCCGGATACTTCTTTACAAGAATAGCCACAACGTCAGTTGTTGAAGGATTCCCCGAGGCTGCCGGCAAGATCCCGGAAGTGACCGCAAATTCCTTCGGGGAAGACCAGACCCTTGCGTATATTTATTGGAAAGCCTGGTATGGATTAATGACAGCGTTTCCAGTCAACGGAGGCTTTTATGAAAAGATAATAAAAACAAACATCGATGGCTTCACCGAAAACTATTCCATAAGCGATCTTATGCCCTCTCAGATTTCAGCCGGAGGATATATCAATATGAAGATGTATAAGGCAATTCTTTCAACCTGGGATGAACGACAGGAACTAAATAGGGTATCCGTCAAAATACCAATAAAAGAAGCCCTTATTGAGGCAGCTTCCGGAGCCGAAACTGACGCCCAGGCAGTAGTTCAATATTTTAAAAACCCTGATTCTGACAAGCGGATAGTTGTTTTCGGGCATACCCACGAGCCAAGAATTATTCCTTCTGAAAACCTCAAGGGGCATAAAACAATTTATGCAAACTCAGGAACATGGATCGATGTTAACCCCAAGTTTCCTACGATGACTTTTGTGGTAATTACGCCTCAGGGAAATAGTTCCGTTCCTCTCTATCTTTCCCTTTTTTACTATTCCCCGGACGGGACCATAACAAAAATGGATACTCAATCACTGTAA
- a CDS encoding TrkA family potassium uptake protein, with protein sequence MSKEKKSFLIVGLGRFGISLSEKLVELGQSVIGVDQLAGPVAEMSEKIDVAAQLDVSDENALIKVGAKEVDIAIVTIGASLENSILCTSILVDLGIPLVVARANSALHAKILTRIGAHRIVFPEWDMGHKVAENFVFPWYSKFTKIDGGDFYFGKIKPIPEMIGKTMADLKFSQRYKVIVILLEHAGKQESPSPIRPFKVTDGLWVLGHREDMDKLITKTDPDGE encoded by the coding sequence ATGAGCAAAGAGAAAAAAAGTTTCCTTATAGTCGGACTGGGGCGTTTCGGAATATCTTTGAGCGAGAAACTAGTTGAACTTGGACAGAGCGTTATTGGAGTGGACCAGCTTGCCGGTCCTGTCGCTGAAATGTCAGAAAAGATAGATGTTGCAGCACAGCTTGATGTTTCTGATGAGAACGCACTGATAAAAGTAGGAGCTAAAGAGGTCGACATCGCCATAGTAACGATAGGCGCGAGCCTGGAGAACAGCATCCTCTGTACTTCAATACTGGTAGATCTTGGTATCCCGCTTGTCGTAGCAAGGGCTAACAGTGCACTGCACGCCAAGATACTTACCAGGATCGGTGCTCACAGAATAGTATTCCCTGAGTGGGATATGGGACATAAAGTTGCAGAGAATTTTGTATTTCCATGGTATTCGAAATTTACAAAGATAGACGGTGGCGATTTCTACTTTGGAAAGATAAAGCCTATTCCTGAGATGATTGGAAAGACTATGGCGGATCTGAAATTTTCTCAGCGCTATAAAGTGATAGTGATATTGCTTGAACATGCCGGAAAACAGGAATCACCATCCCCTATCAGACCTTTTAAAGTAACAGACGGCCTTTGGGTGCTGGGACACAGAGAGGATATGGACAAACTTATAACGAAAACCGATCCGGACGGCGAATGA
- a CDS encoding potassium transporter Trk, whose product MYDMPIAVEDALFMSTSAVCVTGLATIDLYTGLGMVSQIIILILIQIGGLGFMTAVMMLGVAVGRRMGIKSRLFFLVGFGLNGISGAIRLLKILAKYTFVAESIGAALLYWGFIRHGLTVEKSIYYAVFHSVSAFCNAGFSPLPNGLNGFSLSIIVPAAVMMLIVLGGIGFPVFANCWEAFWKKGRISHYSKLVLYLTFWLITAGTVMLLVSDWNGGLAGLPDWARIWNALFTSVTTRTAGFDTVQPASFSELGKILMIVLMVIGASPASTGGGIKTTTLGVLAIAAWNEMLGRDENIFWYRKIAYSTVRRALAMAFMYMITFFIGAVLLSLIEDFSFEALLFEAVSAMGTVGLSLGITPELSVAGKMILVILMFWGRVGILSFFAILIKEEKKVEIHFAEVNISIG is encoded by the coding sequence TTGTACGATATGCCGATAGCCGTTGAGGATGCTCTTTTTATGTCTACATCAGCTGTATGCGTAACAGGCCTTGCCACTATAGACCTTTATACAGGACTGGGCATGGTTTCGCAGATCATAATACTGATCCTTATCCAAATAGGCGGGCTTGGTTTCATGACTGCTGTCATGATGCTGGGAGTGGCAGTTGGAAGAAGGATGGGCATCAAGAGCAGGCTTTTCTTTCTTGTAGGCTTTGGTTTGAATGGTATAAGCGGCGCCATCAGGCTTTTGAAAATATTGGCAAAATACACATTTGTAGCAGAAAGCATTGGGGCTGCCCTGCTGTACTGGGGATTTATCCGTCACGGGCTGACTGTCGAAAAATCTATTTACTATGCCGTTTTTCATTCTGTGAGCGCTTTTTGCAACGCTGGTTTTTCTCCCCTCCCAAATGGTCTTAATGGTTTTTCGCTTTCTATCATAGTACCTGCTGCGGTGATGATGCTTATAGTATTGGGAGGCATAGGATTCCCCGTTTTTGCGAACTGTTGGGAGGCTTTTTGGAAGAAAGGCAGAATATCGCATTATTCGAAGCTCGTACTCTACCTCACTTTCTGGCTCATAACAGCTGGAACTGTGATGCTTTTGGTCTCGGACTGGAATGGAGGTCTTGCGGGGCTTCCGGACTGGGCCAGAATTTGGAACGCACTTTTTACAAGTGTGACGACCAGAACTGCGGGTTTCGACACAGTTCAGCCCGCTTCATTTTCAGAACTGGGTAAGATACTGATGATAGTGCTGATGGTAATAGGTGCATCTCCTGCATCTACAGGAGGCGGCATCAAGACAACGACGCTTGGGGTACTTGCAATTGCGGCATGGAATGAGATGCTTGGCAGGGACGAAAATATTTTCTGGTATAGAAAGATAGCCTATTCCACAGTAAGGAGAGCTCTGGCTATGGCCTTTATGTATATGATTACTTTTTTTATAGGTGCAGTGCTTCTTTCACTGATTGAAGACTTTTCCTTTGAAGCCCTGCTCTTTGAAGCTGTGTCCGCAATGGGGACTGTGGGGCTTAGCCTTGGCATTACACCGGAATTATCTGTTGCTGGTAAAATGATCCTTGTGATCCTCATGTTCTGGGGAAGGGTCGGCATACTCTCGTTCTTTGCTATCCTGATCAAAGAGGAGAAGAAGGTAGAAATTCATTTTGCAGAGGTCAATATTTCCATAGGATAA
- a CDS encoding dUTP diphosphatase, with protein MSKMKVKIKADAGISLPGYATPGSSGLDLRAAEAAVIPAGERGCVGTGLFFEMPLGCEAQVRPRSGLALKHGVTVLNTPGTIDSDYRGEIKVILINHGREDFRIEPGDRIAQIVFAEVTQVDLEKAEELDETERSSGGFGSTGRK; from the coding sequence ATGTCAAAAATGAAAGTCAAAATAAAGGCAGATGCCGGGATATCCCTTCCCGGCTACGCGACTCCTGGATCTTCAGGACTGGATCTGCGCGCTGCCGAAGCAGCTGTTATCCCTGCCGGGGAACGAGGCTGTGTAGGAACGGGACTCTTCTTTGAAATGCCCTTGGGCTGCGAAGCCCAGGTAAGGCCAAGGAGCGGCCTGGCACTGAAACACGGAGTCACTGTCCTTAATACACCGGGAACGATCGATTCAGACTACCGCGGAGAAATAAAGGTCATACTCATCAACCACGGCAGGGAAGATTTCAGGATAGAGCCGGGAGACAGGATAGCTCAGATAGTTTTTGCAGAAGTTACGCAGGTGGATCTCGAAAAGGCTGAGGAACTGGATGAGACAGAACGTTCTTCAGGCGGGTTCGGGAGCACAGGCAGAAAATAG
- a CDS encoding threonine--tRNA ligase, translating to MARFSTPEGKVYEADGASIRQLLEIWHLKKAIGAKVDGKLVDCDKVFTEDTEFIPLFPDSEEGLDLLRHSTAHLMAHAVLRLWPEAKFGIGPSIKDGFYYDIRFPKPISDEDLPKIESEMRKIAQEKIPLVREEHTKEQARELFSKLGEDLKVEMIDSLEGEILSTYREGDFIDFCRGPHVPHTGCCKFFRLLSLAGAYWHGDEKNEMLTRIYGTAFGSEEELKEYLRRMEEAKARDHRKLGKELDLFSVHPEGPGFPFFHPKGMVIMNNLTSFWRKEHTKRGYVEIKTPMILDRSLWLRSGHWDHYKENMYFTEIDETPFAVKPMNCPGGILVYNSAIRSYRELPLRMAELGFVHRHERSGALHGLMRVRAFTQDDAHIYCTPDQIKDEIKAIMELDRYFYQDVFGFKYYVELSTRPENSMGDPKLWDLAEQRLKEALEETGTKYRLNPGDGAFYGPKIDFHLEDCIGRTWQCGTIQLDFQMPEKFDMTYIGNDGAEHRPVMLHRTVLGSLERFMGILIENYAGAFPYWLAPVQVKLLQVSSEFAGYTEELAKKFRDVGIRIEVDSRDEKLGKKIRDAQMQKIPYMLVIGAREVEEGTVAVRDRSKGDLGSMTFDGFLEHLKSEFDPL from the coding sequence ATGGCACGTTTTTCAACACCTGAAGGCAAAGTTTATGAAGCTGACGGCGCGTCGATACGTCAGCTTCTTGAAATCTGGCATCTTAAAAAAGCTATCGGAGCGAAAGTCGATGGCAAGCTGGTTGACTGTGACAAGGTATTTACTGAAGACACTGAATTCATCCCTCTCTTCCCTGATTCAGAGGAGGGACTGGACCTTCTGCGTCACTCGACTGCGCATCTCATGGCCCATGCTGTCCTGAGACTCTGGCCGGAAGCTAAATTCGGCATAGGACCTTCTATAAAAGATGGTTTCTACTACGATATCAGATTCCCAAAACCTATCTCTGATGAGGATCTTCCGAAGATCGAATCAGAAATGAGGAAAATAGCGCAGGAAAAGATCCCCCTTGTGAGGGAGGAACATACAAAAGAGCAGGCCAGAGAGCTCTTCTCGAAGCTTGGTGAAGATCTGAAGGTGGAGATGATCGACAGCCTTGAGGGAGAGATCCTTTCGACCTACCGCGAGGGCGATTTCATAGATTTCTGCCGCGGTCCACACGTTCCCCACACAGGATGCTGCAAATTCTTCAGGCTTCTCTCACTCGCCGGTGCCTACTGGCACGGCGATGAGAAGAACGAAATGCTGACACGCATATACGGGACAGCATTCGGATCTGAAGAAGAGCTCAAGGAATATCTTCGCCGTATGGAAGAAGCCAAGGCAAGAGATCACAGGAAACTGGGAAAAGAGCTTGACCTCTTCAGCGTTCATCCAGAGGGCCCCGGATTCCCCTTCTTCCATCCCAAGGGCATGGTAATAATGAATAACCTTACCTCCTTTTGGAGAAAAGAACATACGAAGCGGGGATATGTAGAAATAAAGACTCCGATGATCCTCGACAGGTCACTCTGGCTTCGTTCGGGACACTGGGATCATTATAAGGAAAATATGTATTTCACAGAGATAGATGAAACTCCGTTCGCTGTGAAACCCATGAACTGTCCCGGCGGTATACTTGTGTATAACAGTGCTATCCGCAGCTACAGGGAACTTCCCCTTCGTATGGCTGAACTTGGCTTCGTTCACCGTCACGAGAGATCGGGAGCGCTCCATGGACTTATGAGAGTAAGGGCTTTTACCCAAGATGACGCACACATATACTGTACGCCCGATCAGATTAAGGACGAGATAAAGGCGATAATGGAACTGGACAGGTATTTCTACCAGGATGTATTTGGTTTCAAGTATTACGTTGAGCTTTCCACCAGGCCTGAAAACTCTATGGGCGACCCCAAACTCTGGGATCTTGCGGAGCAGAGGCTGAAGGAAGCTCTGGAGGAGACAGGAACAAAATACAGGCTCAATCCAGGAGACGGAGCATTCTACGGTCCCAAGATCGACTTCCATCTTGAAGACTGCATTGGCCGCACATGGCAGTGCGGTACGATCCAGCTTGACTTCCAGATGCCGGAGAAGTTCGACATGACCTATATTGGAAACGACGGAGCGGAGCACCGTCCTGTAATGCTGCACAGAACAGTACTTGGAAGTCTTGAAAGGTTCATGGGCATACTGATCGAGAACTATGCCGGGGCATTCCCCTACTGGCTCGCACCTGTACAGGTGAAGCTCCTTCAGGTAAGCTCTGAGTTTGCAGGATACACGGAAGAGCTTGCAAAAAAATTCAGGGATGTGGGTATCAGGATCGAGGTAGACTCCAGGGATGAAAAGCTGGGCAAAAAGATCCGCGATGCCCAGATGCAGAAGATCCCCTACATGTTGGTCATAGGGGCCAGGGAGGTCGAAGAGGGTACAGTCGCCGTAAGGGACAGATCAAAAGGAGACCTCGGATCGATGACCTTCGACGGATTCCTCGAACATCTCAAATCGGAGTTTGACCCTCTCTAA